Proteins encoded together in one Ipomoea triloba cultivar NCNSP0323 chromosome 4, ASM357664v1 window:
- the LOC116016088 gene encoding TMV resistance protein N-like, producing the protein MGYKGVEHNMKSELTCMSYKSFHSYYNRNEWCQIEVSGYSNSVYTGIGMRLVYEDDVKTSDGPLMIQNNTKYDYVTPDDELIPFLIIDWHEAKFIQKIVEDIITKLGSTRSIDDPKLVGIEPRMQKLYRLIGLESNEVRFVGIHGMSGIGKTTIARALYDQISKKFEGCSFIHEVRSESGKHGVVHLQQKLLSQILSVKDLKIDNVFEGKVMIQQRLRCKRVLIVLDDVDHRDQLETLVGNSDWFGAGSRIIITTKDKHLLISHKVNIMKYYKMSVLEEAESFQLFRQHAFNKQLQLLPTKEFEEVEAQVVHYAGGLPLALKVFGSLLCGRDIDEWRSEVARLKEIPEDEILEKLKLSFIGLNKNTQRVFLDIACFFNGKKRTSITRILDSFNFHSDIGINILREKCLITISKGRILMHQLIQEMGWSIVRQEASDDPKRYSRLWLPQDISKLLTGSEGTENIQGIAFNLPVVTDVKVSSEAFTHMTKLRLLKFHNVNASQAPNFLPGELRWLDWHGYPSKSLPATFQGQKLVSLKMQYSRVIQLWKGFKVYLSNYLFVIYFTGIPNLETLILKQCTSLVEIHASVGFLKNLVSLILKDCVNLKRLPESIHFEKLEIMILSGCFKLENFPKIAGPMACLLEVHAEATAIREVPSSIECLTNLRLIDVSNCKHLVSLPSSICRLKGLKAVILSSCSKFEKLPDELGEMECLEELYCDKTAIQELPSSISLLKKLKILSFRGCKSTSSFDSPLQKSCSFFLSRLLPAGGFQDIKASPLPTLSGLSSLEKLDLSDCSMLDGGIILGDLRELQCLKVLNLSNNKFDCIPTESFVGLTRLKQLHLVGCGRLETLPELPSSIIEVYADECPSLEGRSIDSLTKYPKLGQVSFTKCDQLLEDPRYGHIVDAIWQHLLKGLSNNPNRSICVYFPGMVFPEWFTYKNWGNSLSVSLPQNWYNNKFMGFAFCVVSNLITTPTSGKSCSITKNYGLNVKIIPTARDGRQSSFTSTMGTENMKSELTCLSYKSFHSYYNHNEWCQIEVSGYSDSVYTGIGMRLVYEDDVKTSDVPLMIQNNIISTKYDDVVRSYVSHFFLKLSF; encoded by the exons GCATGAAGCAAAGTTCATCCAGAAAATTGTTGAAGATATCATTACTAAATTGGGTTCGACAAGGTCAATTGATGATCCAAAACTGGTTGGGATAGAGCCTCGTATGCAGAAACTGTATCGATTGATAGGCTTGGAGTCTAATGAGGTTCGCTTTGTTGGAATACATGGGATGAGCGGGATTGGAAAGACAACTATTGCTAGAGCCCTTTATGATCAGATCTCAAAAAAATTCGAAGGTTGTAGTTTTATTCATGAAGTTAGAAGCGAGTCGGGCAAACATGGTGTGGTGCACTTGCAACAGAAACTTCTATCTCAGATTCTTTCAGTAAAAGATTTGAAAATAGACAATGTGTTTGAAGGAAAAGTGATGATACAGCAAAGGCTGCGTTGCAAAAGAGTGCTTATTGTTCTTGATGATGTCGATCACAGGGATCAATTGGAGACATTGGTAGGAAACAGCGATTGGTTTGGTGCTGGAAGTAGAATCATCATAACAACCAAGGATAAGCACTTGCTTATTAGCCACAAAGTGAACATTATGAAATACTATAAAATGAGTGTGCTAGAGGAAGCTGAAAGCTTTCAACTCTTTAGGCAGCATGCATTTAATAAACAGCTGCAGTTGCTGCCTACCAAGGAATTTGAGGAGGTCGAAGCTCAAGTGGTACATTATGCTGGAGGCCTTCCTTTGGCTCTTAAAGTTTTTGGCTCCCTCCTATGCGGCAGAGATATTGATGAATGGAGAAGTGAAGTTGCCCGGCTTAAGGAAATCCCAGAAGATGAGATTTTAGAGAAACTTAAATTAAGTTTCATTGGTCTCAACAAAAATACACAAAGGGTTTTCTTAGACATTGCATGCTTCTTTAATGGGAAGAAGAGAACATCCATAACAAGAATACTTGATAGTTTCAACTTCCACTCTGACATCGGCATAAACATTCTCAgagaaaaatgtttgataacTATTTCAAAAGGTCGCATTTTGATGCACCAATTAATACAGGAAATGGGGTGGTCTATTGTTCGCCAAGAAGCTTCAGATGATCCAAAAAGATATAGCAGGTTGTGGCTACCTCAGGATATTTCGAAACTACTTACAGGAAGTGAG GGTACAGAAAACATCCAAGGTATAGCATTCAACTTGCCAGTTGTAACAGATGTGAAAGTTAGTAGTGAGGCCTTCACACACATGACCAAGCTAAGACTTCTCAAATTTCACAATGTAAATGCTTCTCAGGCTCCTAATTTTCTTCCTGGCGAGTTAAGGTGGCTAGATTGGCACGGATATCCTTCAAAAAGTTTGCCTGCTACTTTCCAGGGACAAAAACTTGTTTCTCTTAAAATGCAATATAGCCGTGTCATACAACTTTGGAAAGGATTCAAGGTTTATCTATCTaactatttatttgttattt ATTTCACAGGAATCCCAAATCTTGAAACATTGATTCTAAAACAGTGTACAAGTTTGGTAGAGATCCATGCTTCTGTTGGATTTCTGAAGAACCTTGTTTCACTTATCCTTAAGGACTGTGTAAATCTGAAGAGGCTTCCTGAAAGCATTCATTTCGAAAAGCTTGAGATAATGATCCTTTCAGGCTGCTTCAAACTTgaaaattttccaaaaattgCAGGTCCCATGGCTTGCTTGTTAGAAGTACATGCTGAGGCTACTGCTATAAGAGAAGTGCCATCATCTATCGAGTGCCTCACAAACCTGAGGTTAATAGATGTAAGCAATTGCAAGCATCTTGTGAGCCTTCCAAGTAGCATTTGTAGATTGAAAGGTCTGAAAGCTGTGATTCTCTCTAGTTGTTCCAAGTTTGAGAAATTACCAGATGAATTGGGAGAAATGGAATGCTTAGAAGAGCTGTACTGTGACAAGACAGCGATCCAAGAGCTACCATCCTCCATTTCACTTCTCAAGAAACTCAAGATTTTATCATTTCGTGGATGCAAATCGACCTCTAGCTTTGATTCTCCATTACAAAAGAGTTGTTCGTTCTTCCTCTCTAGGCTGCTGCCAGCAGGAGGTTTTCAAGATATCAAGGCTTCACCGTTGCCTACTCTATCTGGTTTATCTTCACTGGAAAAGCTGGATCTTAGTGATTGTAGTATGCTAGATGGAGGCATTATTCTTGGTGATCTTAGAGAGTTGCAGTGTTTGAAAGTATTGAATCTTAGCAACAACAAGTTCGATTGTATCCCAACTGAATCCTTTGTCGGCCTCACTCGACTTAAGCAACTTCATCTAGTGGGATGTGGGAGGCTTGAAACTTTGCCAGAGCTTCCATCTAGTATAATAGAGGTTTATGCAGATGAATGCCCCAGCTTAGAAGGCCGCAGCATAGATTCATTGACTAAATACCCAAAGTTGGGTCAAGTTTCATTCACTAAATGTGATCAACTACTTGAGGATCCACGTTATGGTCACATAGTTGATGCAATATGGCAACACCTGCTCAAG GGACTATCAAATAACCCAAATCGTAGCATTTGTGTCTACTTTCCAGGCATGGTGTTTCCTGAGTGGTTTACGTATAAGAACTGGGGAAATTCACTATCAGTTAGCCTGCCTCAAAATTGGTACAATAACAAATTCATGGGATTTGCATTCTGTGTGGTTTCTAACTTGATAACTACTCCAACAAGTGGGAAATCTTGCAGTATAACTAAAAACTATGGACTTAATGTCAAAATCATTCCCACAGCTCGTGATGGTCGTCAGTCATCTTTTACATCAACTATGGGTACAGAGAATATGAAATCTGAGCTGACTTGCCTGTCCTATAAGTCATTTCATAGCTATTATAATCATAATGAATGGTGTCAAATTGAAGTTTCTGGTTATTCAGATTCGGTATACACTGGTATTGGAATGCGCCTTGTGTACGAGGATGATGTTAAAACCAGTGATGTACCGCTGATGATACAAAATAACATTATCTCCACCAAGTATGATGATGTAGTAAGGAGTTATGtttcacacttttttttaaaactttcttTCTAA